DNA from Acidobacteriota bacterium:
CCTTAACGATAGTCAGGTCGTCATACCCGTCGATGGTAGTGCCGACTTCCATGTCGAGCTGGCTGTTACTGGGACCATCAAAGGGGGCCACGCTCGGACAAATGTCCCCAGGTTCGCCGTTGGCGGTTGACGCCGGACAAGTTCCATTCTGGTAGTGGTGCATGGCGGAGCGGTTGATTCCGCCCCTGAGCTCATTAATGATCGTCGGCGAGAAGGTGTGTGTCAATTGCACAGCGTAATTGGAGGGTCGTATGAGCGGGTTATCACGGCCTCCTAGCGTGTCCATCGGCGAGTTCATGTTCGCATCGTCGATGTTGACCCGGCCAAAGATAGAAGTCCTGTTGCTGAAAGTATGATCCAGACGGAACATGCCACTGTCCTCGCGGTCGGTGTTTTGCCCCAGCGAGGTCCATTGGTCTGTCAGGGAATCGATATGCGTCTGGCCGACGGGCCAGGAATTGAGGAGAGGCGCGAGAACGGGCGAGGTTGTTGCGACCTGGTTCCGGTAAGCGAGGTTTGGCACGAAGCCGATTACAGTTGATTTTAAGTTTTGCCGAATCGCTTCATAATCCGCGAAGAAGAAAGTGCGGTTCTTCCTGATCGGCCCCCCCACGCTCCCGCCGAACTGGTTCAGGCGGAAGGGCGGGACGTCCGTATCGAAAGGCGACCGCGCGTCGAAAACATTGTTGCGCAGAAAATCGAACGCCGATCCGTGAAAACTGTTTGTTCCCGTGCTTGATACGACGCTGACGATGGCTCCGGCTGCACCGCCCTGGTCAGCCGTATAGACCGAGGAAGCCACGCGGAACTCCGAGATCGAATCCAGTGAAATGGCCAGGCGCACACCCACCTTCTGGCTTTGTTCCTGGACGCCGGTGGCATCGATGCCGTCGAACGTATAGTTGCTGTCATCAATTCCACGCCCGACGAACCGCAGGTCCCTCTGGCCCCCTGCTCCGAGGTTCACCGCGCCCGGAGCAAGCGTCATCAGGGTGGCCCAGTCGCGGCCGTTAATAGGGATATCCTGCACTTGTTGTGATTGGATGACGGTTGAAATTTCGGCGTCGTTCGAATCAAGCGCCTCAGACGTGCCCCGCACCTCGACCTTCGTTGTGGGTGCTCCCACCTTAAGCCCGACGTTTACGGTGCGGGTCTGGCCAACCGAAAGCTCGATCCCTGTTATCGTAAAGGTCTTGAACCCTTCGTCGGAGACCGTCAGAACGTACGTGCCTGTCGGGAGGCTGTTGATGCTGTAAATTCCACTGTTTCCGGTGGTCGTTTCTCTCTTGAAACCCGTCTCGGGAGCCACGACCGTTACTGTCGCAGTGGGAATGCGCGCGCCGCTCGGGTCGGTCACCGTCCCATTAAGGCTGGCCCGGTTGATTTGGGCGCCGAGGTTTGTTGTTAGACACATGAATACTATAGACACGATCACTTGAACCCAGAGATGAGGTTGCCTCTTCATGATCTCCTCCTCGTTTCCTTGCAGCCTGGCGGGCTTCTTACAGACTTTGCCGGCGCGCCCGGCACACTCCTTGTCGGATGAAATGAGATAAGAATGATCATCCTCCATGCATGGTTACGGAAGTGTTACAGGGTTATAAATTTTTCGTGAAGCAACTGCGGCTGTTTCTTCCACTAAGCGCAGGGAAGGTTTTGGTTCTGCAGTGCAAGGATGCGCTCCTGCGGATTGATCATCGACTCCGTGATGGCCGCGGCCGGTCCCAGGACGCGCATCCGATCCAAAGCTCGTAGCCACGGTCAGTGCTTTTCTGACCGTGGGTTCTTCGCAAGGGAAAGTAGCCACGGACAGGAAAGCGTTGTCCGTGGCTGCCAGACCGCGCGAATTTGCTTGACATGCACTGGCCTAGCATGGTAGCCTTCTCTCAATCCCTGAAAGCGCGGGTTTGATGGGACAAATGAGACGAATGGGACAAAAAAATTCGTTTTTTAAAAAACGAACCGGAGAGGTTGTTGAAAACAAAGGATCGGCCTCAAAAAACGAACCGGAACGAACCGGAAAACGAAGCGGGGAAGTTGTTGAAAACACGTTGCTGCGGAAAAAACGAACCGAAAACGAACCGGAACTTAAGGCCGCGATGTTATTGAAAATACAGGAAAGCTAAGAAACGAGCCGGAAACGAACCGGAGCAAAACCTGCTCAATTCATGTAGCCCTTCTTTCATCTCTCTCACGCTCCTTTGTGGCATCTGTTTTGGCCTTCGACGGCCCCTGGGCGAGAGTGGAATTCAGCGGTTGCGGTAACCTGTCCGTGTGTTAAACTACCTCCTTTAATTTTCGAAAAGCAGGTTCTATCAGGAGGCGTTGTGCGCAAGCGGCTGGGGATTTTCTTGTTTGTCTTTAGTCTGGCGGCAACGTGGGTTCCTACACGCGCGGCTGCTCCGCAGCAGGCAGGCAGGGCCGCGGCCATCCGCAAGCCGCGATTGATCATCATGCTGGTGATCGACCAGTTCCGTTACGACTATCTGCTGCGCTTCCGGCCTGAGTTTGTTCAGGGAGGTTTTAACCTGCTGCTGAGCGGCGCCAACTTTGTGAACTGCAGGTACGATTACGCCACCACGGCCACCTGCCCCGGCCACGCTGCGCTGGCAACGGGGGCTTACGCAAACCTGAACGGCATCATCGGCAACAGCTGGTGGGCGCCAGCCCTCGGCAAGGAAGTCTATTGCGTTGCCGATCCCGATGTTCAAGTGGTGGGTGCAGCGTCCGGCGAAGGCATGTCTCCCCGCAACCTGACCGCCAGCACTTTTGGCGATGAACTGAGGCTGGCTTCCGGCCTGAAGTCGCAGGTGGTGGCCATCTCCTGGAAAGACCGTGCGGCCATCATGTTGGGCGGCCACTTGCCGAGCGCCGTCTACTGGGCTGACCCATCGACCGCGCACTTTATCACCAGCACTTACTACACCAGCACGCTGCCCGGATGGGTGGCGCAATTCAACGCACAGGATCCGGCCAAAGAATATTGCGGCGAACCCTGGCGGGCGCTCCCGGAGACTCCTGACGTAGGCGGCAAAATGCTGCACGCCGCGGCAACCGGCCCCGGCGAGCCCTGCCCCAGCAGGAAGTTCTCTGAGCATCTGCCGTCCACGCCTTTCGCCAACCAGTTGGAACTTAACTTCGCCACGGCTGCCATTCAAAATGACCACCTCGGCCAAGGCCCGGCTACCGACCTGTTAGCTATCTCACTGAGCGCCAACGATTACATAGGGCACGGCTACGGACCTTACAGCCCGGAAGTTGCCGACGCTACTCTCCGAACCGATCGTTACCTTGCCGACTTCTTCAAGAAAGTTAACCAGCTTGTGGGGCTCGATAACGTTTGGATCACGCTTTCCGCTGACCACGGAGTGGCGCCGACGCCTGCATTTATCCTGGAGCACCATCTCGGACCGGGCCGGTTGGATCCAAAACCCGTCAAGGCAGCCGTCGAACAGGCGCTCGCGAAGGCCTTCGGGCCGGGCGACTGGCTTGCAAATCTTGGCGAGTTCTACATTGACCTGAACCATCCGGCCCTTGAAAGCCACAACATCAGCATCGCCCAAGCCGAGGAAGTGGCCGCCCATGCAGCCATGTCAGTTCCTACGATTCGCGCTGCGTTCACTCGCACGCAATTTCTCGATGGCGAACTGCCCCGCACACCACTTGCCCGCAAAGCCGCCAACAGCTATAACCCCACTCGTAGTGGTGACGTCTTCCTGATACCCCAACCCTATGCGGTCATTAACGGTAGTATGACGGGAACCAGCCACGGCACTCCCTGGAATTATGACGCCCAGGTGCCGCTGGTTTTCTGGGGACAAGAATTCAAACCAGGGAATTACACCATGCCCGCCCAGCCTATCGATCTGGCATCGACGCTGGCGGCAGCACTCGGCATGACGCAACCTTCCGACGCTCAGGGCCAGCCGCTTACAAACATCCTCAAATGAATAAGAGTCCAGCTAGACTTGTAATTGTCAGATTATCAGACCAACCGGCCGGTAGATATAATCAATAAATAGTCTTGACACCCCATTACGCCCCCCTTAGGCTGGGACTATCACATCCCCGTGAACAGAAAGATTGGGTTGAGCCAAGCGAGAGCCTGGTCGGCGGGGAACTGATTAGGAGGGGCAATTGAGAAATCTCGTTATGGGTTGTGCAGTGGCAGCCTTGGTGGCGCTTTCTGCTCGATCCGAAGCCAGGTCCCCGGAGTTAAGAATGTTGCAGGTAGGGACTCCATCTGCCGCAAAGGCCCAGTTTGGCTTGGCGAGCTGGTATGGCCAGGAATTCCATGGGCATCCCACTGCCAGCGGACAGTCATTCGATATGGAAGGCCTGACCTGCGCCCACCGCAAGCTTCCATTGGGCACCCTGGTTAAGGTCACCAACGTGTTGAATGCCCGGTGGCTAGTGCTTGAGGTAACGGATCGCGGCCCGTGGGTCGCCAACCGCGTGCTGGACGTTAGCAAGGGGGCTGCAAAACGCCTGGGGTTTATTGATGCAGGGCTGACGCCTGTTTGCATCCAGGTGGTGTCCTATCCCCAATCGAGTGGCGAGCTCATAAGCCAGGCCAATCCTCAGACCTCGATGTGGCAGACAAACTAATTGCCAACATTATTGTAAGTATCCTCTGATGATTCGAACCGGCCAGGCGTGCGCTCGTGGCATGACGCGTTGGCCGGAAAGGCCACGGCGGCCTTTCCTTCCTCATTGAAACTGAACAGGCCAGGCGGCAAAGCCGGAAAGTCAAGGGAAGGATCAGCTTAGGCGCAGGTTCCGGATGTAATCGTAGCTGATCTTGATGGCTTGGAACTCCGGCAGGTTGCAACGGTCCTGTTCGACAAAGATATGTTTGGCCCCGGCCTCGCGAACGTGGGCGAAGATCCGCTGCCAATCGATGCGTCCCCGGCCAACGGGGGCAAAGGGGTTCGGCCCGCTTTCCCCGGGATCTTTTTGCGGACTGACCTTGACGCCCTTGCGCAGGTCTTTGATGTGCAGCAGGGGAAAGCGCCCGGGATAGAGTCGCCAGTAGTGGAGCGGGTCAGCCCCGGCATAGGTGACCCAGAAGATATCCATCTCCATTTTCAGAAGGTCAGGACTACAATTCTTGAGCATGATGTCGTAGCCGGTGGTGCCGCCAACTTTGGCGAATTCATGGAAATGGGCATGGTAGCAGAATTGGATGCCAGCCTGCGTTGATACCTCACCGCATTTGTTAAAGAAATCGGCGCGGCGCCTCCAGGCTGCGGCGTCCAGAACAGGGTTGTCGCCGATCACAATGTATTGGAGGCCGTATTCGTGGGCCTGGCCGACAGATTTCTTCCAGTCATCGAGGTTTTTGGGAGCATCGAAGTAGCCGCTGGGCGCAGTCAGGCCCGCGGCGCGCAGGTCCTCTTTCAGAGTGGCGGGCTTCGTTCCGGGGCCGATCTCAACCTCCCGGTAACCGGCCGCGGCAACCTTCTTCAAAGTCCCAGCGGGGTCCGTGGCGAAGCGGTCGCGTACCGTATAAAGCTCAAGCCCAACTGGACCTGGCCAGGCCGGTCTGCCTGCTGCCCAGGCGTCGCGAACGGGTTTTGCCGCACCGGCCGCTGCTCCACCAAGCACTCCAAGAAAATTGCGTCGCGTCAACATGTTCCTACCTCCAAGTATGTGGCCGTCATTTAATAACAGGCGTAATCCTGTGTCAACTGTTACCGGTTCTCTTGAGTTTTTTTCGGATTCTGAATTACGATGAAAGGTTGTGCGATCGGCGATTTACCGTTTTGTGTACCTGTAGTCACCATTACGAGCAAGGGAGATCACGTTCCATGTCAGAAGCACTGAGGCTCGGGGAGAAAGTTCCTGAATTTGACCTGACTACCTTCGACCCAGCCACCAACAAATTCGGCAATTTTAAGCTTGTCACCCAGATTAACCGGAAGCGATGGACGGTGTTGTTTTTCTATCCCGCCGATTTTACTTTTGTTTGAGCCACCGAATTTGCTGCTCTGGCAGAGCAGCATGACCGGTTCGTGAAGATGGGCTGCGACATTATTACGGTCAGCACGGATACGCAGTTTGTCCATCTGGCGTGGCGCAAAAGCGAGAAAGAACTGGCAAACGTCCGCTATCCGATGGCGGCTGATCCCACTGGCAAGGTCTCGCGGCTGTTCGGTGTTTACGATGAAAACACCGGGCTTGCCCTACGGGGAACGTTTATTATCAGCCCGGAAGGCATCCTCACGAACTCCGAAGTGAATTTTTACAACCTGGGGCGCAACATTGACGAGTTAATGCGGAAATTCAAGGCCAACATCTATATGTCTCGGAAAACATCGGAAGTCTGCCCGTCTAAATGGAAGGACGATGGAGACAAGACTCTCGTTCCTTCTGAGAATCTGGTTGGCGCTGTCCACGAAGCATTGCGCGATTAGCATGACGGTTTTGGCCTCCTGGATTTCCGCTGGCACGGCGACCATCAAGGCTTCACCGAAGTCCATTTTGCGCTTCTCTATTATGTAGCTCGCGGGTAGCAATCGCAGAAAGTAGATGAGGGCTGCTGGAAGCAGTGTGCACAGGCGGGCTGAAATTCCGGGTGCTGTTCCGTGGAGCGTCTTTCACAAGCCAGGATTGGTCCGTGTAATATTTCGTGGGGTTCGAATGCTTTGCATACGCCCGGCGGAGACCAAAGACATTCCGCTGATTATCCAGTTCATCAGCGAACTGGCTGAATATGAAAAGGAGCCGGACCAGGCCGTAGCCACGGAGCAGGACATCCGGCGTGACGGCTTCTCCGCCAATCCGAAATTTCGCGTCGTCATTGCCGAATGGAGCGGCGATCCGGCCGGCTTCGCACTCTTCTATTATAACTATTCCACATGGATGGGCCGTCCCGGGCTTTACCTTGAAGACCTGTTTGTGCGACCGAAATTCCGCGACAAGGGAATCGGCAAAGCTCTGCTAGTGCATCTGGCGAAGATAGCAGTCGTAGAAGGCTGTGGGCGGTTCGAATGGCAGGTGCTCAACTGGAACATTCCGGCGCTTGAGTTTTACAGGGCGCTCGGGGCATGTGTGATGGAGGAATGGTCTACCATGCGTATTACCGGCGAACCGCTGAAGAAACTGGCTTCACTGAGCAAATTATAAGAAAGCCGGATGCCGTGCACGCAATAGGAATTCTTACCGCGCAACGGATCCTCAAAGCCCGCACCTTAGCGGACGCGGGAGTCACATCGGAACAGTCAACCCGGCAAAAGGTTCGTGAATAAAAGTCTTTCCCTCTGCGCCGGTTTCTGTCAAACTTGCCCGTTATCTAAGTTGTGTCGGCGCGCTTTTTAGAATTTCGCGAGGAGGGCAGGTGTTCTATGTCTAGAGATTCAATCACACGTCGTGATTTCATGCGAGTGGGAGCGGGAGCGGCCGCAGCCGGTTCGGCTGCCAAGGTGATGTTGCTGGAACCGGCGCGCGCGATGGCGTCGCCCCGGCCCATACCGCCCTCGGACAGGCTTCGGTTTGCTTCTATAGGAACAGGAGTGCGGGGATGCGAGGATTTATCAACCGCGCTCCGTGCACCCGGAGTGGAAATGGTGGCCGTCTCTGACCTCTATGACGGGCGATTGATCGCTGCCCAGGAGCACGCCGGTAAGAAGTTGGACACCACCAAAGACTACCGCAGAATCCTGGACCGCAAGGACATTGATTTTGTGATTGTGGCCACCATGGACCACTGGCACTCAAAGATCGTCGAAGACGCCTGTGCTGCCGGCAAGGACGTTTATTGTGAAAAGCCGATGACGCACAAAGTTCCGGAAGGCTTCCGGATCATTGAGGCAGCCCAGAAATACGGACGAATGGTGCAGGTAGGCAGCCAGCGGCGGAGCAACGTGGTTTTTGCCAAGGGGCGGGAGATCGTTGAGAGTGGGGCGCTGGGGCAGATAACCGCCGTGGAGGGCTGGATCGACCGCAATGATCCGAGCGGCGCCTGGGTCTATCCGATTCCGCCGGACGCCAACGAGCGGACCATTGACTGGGAGCGATTCCTTGGCGACGCCCCCAGGCGGTCCTTCGACGCCAAGAGGTTTTTCCGCTGGCGCGGATACTCAGATTATGGCGAAGGCTTGCCCGGTGATTTGTATGTCCACATCCTGACCGGGATTTACACCGTGATGGGGTTCGAGGCGCCGCCTCAAAGGGCCGCTGCCGGCGGCGGTCTTTATCACTATAAAGACGGCCGCGACGAGCCCGACATGATCTGGACGCTTTATACGTTTCCGGGAACGACTGTTTCCGTCCGTTGCAACCTGAATAATGATTCGCAGGGTGGAGACACACGAATTTATGGCACCAAGGGTACGCTGATGTTTAACGGTGAAGAATCGGTGACTTTTGTCCCTCAGGATACGCGTCCTCAGCCGGAAAGGTATTCCGTTGATGGATGGCCGAAAAAGATGCGCGAGGAGTACTGGGCGCACTGGAAAGAGGAGCATCCCGCGCCGCCGTTGAATTCGTTGACTGCTGTTGAACAATCGCAGACCTTCCGCGTGCCTGATGGTTACGATGAGGACCTGGTACACATGGAGAATTTCCTCAACGCAGTCAGGACGCGAAAGCCCAACGATGAGGGACCCGTCTTCGGCAACTGGACAGCCATTTCGTGCCACATGGCGAACCATTCCTATTTCAACAAGGCTGAGGCTATCTGGGACGAGAAGGCCAAAACGATCCGGACGTAGGACGGAAGGTCAAGAGTCAGTGCGGCCATGCCCGGGCCGTGGGCTGACTGTGCTGTGACCGCTTAATCCGGTTTCGCTGCCGGTCTTCCGGCACGCAGACAGATCATCACAATCTGGATTACACAAAGGGGAGGTGCCTCGACATGGGGAACGATGGGATATCGCGGCGCGATTTTATGCGGAGAACTTCCACTGCGGCCGGCGCGGCGCTGGTCGGAAAGTCTGTTCTGCTCGAAGCCGAAAATCTTGCCGCATCGCCCACGCCTGTGCCGCCCAGCGACACGGTGCGTTTCGGCATGGTCGGCATCGGCATGCAGGGCTCGGGCTTGCTGGGAACTTCCATCAGGCTTCCCGGCGTTGAATGCGTGGCGGCCTGCGATCTATACGACGGACGGCACACTCTTGCTAATTCGATCATCCGAAGGGAAACCGGCAAGACGGTTTTTGCGACCCGGCATTACAAGGAGTTGCTGGATAACAAGGACATTGACTGCATCGTTGCGGCGGTTCCCGACCATTGGCACGAGCGCATCATCGTGGATGCCTGCAACGCGGGGAAGGACATTTATTGCGAAAAGCCTATGACGCACGAAGTCAAAGAAGGCTATTCAATCATCGAGGCGGCCACCAGCCACAATCGCATCGTGCAGATCGGCAGCCAGCGGCGCAGCTCCATTATCTATGCCAAAGCCAAGGAACTCATCGACTCAGGGGCCATTGGCGATGTCCGTCTGGTTGAAGACACGAGCGGCAGAAACACGCCATGCGGCGCGTGGGTGTATCCGCCGCCGCCGGACCTTTCCCCCGGGAATCTGGATTGGGAAACCTGGCAGGGCTCGGCCTCCAGGCATCCCTTTTCCCCCATCCGCTTCGCCCGGTGGCGGGCATTTCGAGAGTACGGAGAGGGCATTCCCGGAGACCTTTACGTGCACCTGCTCACGGGAATCCACTACATCATGAGCGTGACGGCTCCTCCCGATCGCGCCTACTCCACTGGCGGCCTTTTTCAATGGAAGGACGATGGGCGCGACTACCCTGACCAGATGTCGACGATTTATGAATACCCCAGCTTCCGTTGCATGATCCGCGTGACGCTGGATAATGAAGAAGATGAGGTCGTCCGTGTCCTGGGCACCCGCGGAACCATTGAAATTCAGGGACGCGGACTTACTGTGTCATCACAGGACGGGAAGGACCATTCTCCGTGCTACTACGCCTCCAGCTACCCTCCCGAGTTGCATGCCGAATATGTGAAAGAGTGGGAAGCCCAGCATAGAACAGCGCCAGGGACGGCCCAGCCGATTGAGGGCACCAGCTTCCATACGCCTCCTGGCTACAATGAAGATGCCCGGCACCTTTGGAATTTCTTCCAGTCGGTCAAGACGCGGCGGCCGTCGGTGGAAGATCCGGTTTTCGGTAACAATACCGCGATCGGATGCCACCTGGCGAATTACTCCTACTTCCATAAAACATTGGCGGTGTGGGACACAGCTGCCAGGACGATCAAAGGATCGTGAGCAGCTCATATCGACGCGGTATGGGCAGGTTCTTTTTCCAGCGGCATGCCTGCGGGCGACCTTCGCATCATGGGCGCATAAGCCCGGCGACGCATTGACGAAGCCTGGTCAGTCGATATTTCCGTGTCGAGGTGGAGCAAAACCTCCCCCCGGAAATCACGCTTTTACCATGGGCTCTACGAGTTGGAAAGATGCCCCAGGAACCTATAATCCGGCAACTGCTGGCAGGCATCGCGCAGCACGAAGAGTCGGCGTTGGCTGACCTTTACGACCTGGCTTCGCCTGGTCTCTATGGGCTGATCACTGAAATTATCTCTGACCGCGAGGCCGCGCTGGAGATCCTTAAGGATGTTTTCGCTCGCCTGTGGCGGGACGCAAAGCGGATCCAGGCGGCCGGAGGTAGTGTGAGGGTCTGGCTTGCCCTGGAGGCCCGCGCCAGAGCTGTTGACTGGCAGCGCTCGCAAGCAGGCTTGCGAACCACGGCCCATTCCCGCCTGCAGTCACTGACGAAGCTGAATTCCTGGATGCCCCGGCCTTTTGACATTGAGCAGGTTGAAAAACGGCGGCATCTTCTGGAGAAGCTGGTTCGCCGCCTTCCCAGACCTCAAAGCGAGCTGCTGACTCTTGCGATTGTGAAGGGATTTACTGAAACAGAGATCGCCAGGCAGGTCGAGCAGCCTCCGGGTCGGATTGAGCACGAGTTGCGGGCCGGACTGCGCTTTTTGCGGCACCGTCTGCGTGCTGTGATGGGAACATGGAATGCCAATATCTAGATGACGTTTATGAGCTGTTCCTGCTGGGATTGCTAAAGCCGAAGGAGGCAGCGGCGGTGAAGGAGCACGTCGAGCGTGGCTGTCCGTATTGCCTGGACCATCTCCGGGAGGCCGCTCAGTCCGTCTACTTCCTCCTCTCCGGCTCAAAAAGCCATAAGCCTCCGCAGCAGGCAAAGTCCGAGATTCTGCGCAGCCTGCACCATGAATGAGGTGGACTTCTGCTCCGCCCATGAATGCCATGGGAAAATCAGATCAGCAGGTGGGCGAAGGCGGGGACAGTCCCCAACTTGAAAATTCCTGAGCAAGCCCCCGTGGCCCTCCAAGATCTGCGGAAGGAATCACAAATAGTGAACTGGCGGCCGAATTCAGACGGCTGCAGGGCGAACAATGTCAGAACCGGGGCACAAAGCGGGCCTGAGGCGCGACCTCGGATTCCTCCAGGCCACCTCTCTTGCAATTACGGACATGGTGGGCATTGGCCCGTTCATCACCATTCCGCTTTTTCTGGCGACGATGGGCGGCCCGCAGGCCATGCTGGGATGGATGGTCGGGGCGGGACTGGCTTTCTGCGACGGCTTGGTATGGGCTGAACTGGGTGCCGCCATGCCCAGAGCCGGAGGAAGTTACCACTATTTGCGCGAAGCGTTCGGCCCTTCTGGAGCAGGCCGCTGGCTCTCCTTCCTTGTCGTCTGGCAAATCATGTTTTCCGCGCCGCTTTCGGTTGCAAGCGGCAGCATCGGTTTTGCCAACTATTTTCATTACCTTGCTCCGGGAATGACGCCATGGGAAGTCCGCATCTTTGCATCCACCATTCCCCTGTTTTTAATCATCCTGCTCTACCGGCGGATCCGCGTGGTCGGAAACCTTTCCGTGGTGATGCTGGGCGGCGTGCTGGTCGGGTGTTTCTGGGTCATCCTCTCCGGGCTGCCCCATCTGAGCGCATCGCGCATTTTTGATTTTCCGCCCGGCGCCTTCCACTTGAACGTGCTTTTCTGGGCGGGCCTTGGCCACGCCACGCTCTACGCGCTTTACGACTATTTCGGCTACTACAATGTCTGTTACCTGGCTGAGGAGATTCGCGAGCCGGGGCGCATTATCCCATTGGCCATACTATTTTCCATTGCGGTTGTAGCCATCCTTTATATTCTGATGAACACCTCGATTCTCAGCGTGATTCCGTGGCGCGAGGCGCAGCACAGCCACTTTATCGCTTCCGAATATATCCAGAAGCTCCAGGGCCGTTTTGCAGGCCAGTTGATGACCCTGCTGATGCTCTGGATTGCCTTCGCATCCGCTTTCTCGTTGTTGCTGGGCTATTCGCGCATTCCTTATGCCGCCGCGGCCGATGGAAACTTCTTCAAGATATTTGCCGGGCTGCATCCCAAGTACGATATCCCGCATGTGTCGCTGGTGACGCTGGGAGTGATTGCCTCGGGCTTCAGCCTGCTGCGGCTGCCGGAAGTGATTGTCAGCCTGGTGGCCACGCGCGTGCTTCTGCAGTATTTGCCGCAGGCGGTCGGCTTTTTTATCCTGCGCTTCAAGCGGCCGGATATGGAGCGCCCATTTAAGATGTGGCTCTATCCCATCCCGGGCGTTATTTCTCTGTTTGGATGGCTTTATATCCTCTCAACTTCAGCGCAGGGAGCGTTGCTGTTCGCCCTGGTGGTGTTTGTGCTTGGGACTGCAGCTTATCTGTTCCGCGCTCGTACCAAGGGTGAATGGCCGTTTCTTAAGGCAGGCAGCATGAAGAGTGCAGGAGGATTGTGACGAAAGGTAGCTTTTGCAGTTACGACTCGCCTCGCCGTGCCACTACAAACATGCCTTCGTTGTGGGTAAACTCGATGTCATCACCTTGGATCTGTGGTGAAAAACCCGCCTTATCGCCTGACGCGGATTTCTCAATTAGTCTGCGGGCCTCCACGTATCGCTTGTCCCTCGGCTGATGGCCCGCGCGCAGCATCCATTGGTTGAACGAACGCCGGTGGCGCCTGAAGGATTGGGATAGTATCTCGAGGCCGAAGTCATCAAACATCCTTAAGAAGGTGGTCAATCTCAGCGACCGCGTGTGTGAGGGATCTCGAACCACTTCAATCCGGTTGTGCAGTTCGAACTTTTCGTCGCTTTCGGGTCCCAGTGTGTCATCTACAAACAGGCGGCCGTCCCGCTTTGTTACTCGCAGCATCTCCTGCAGAACAAGTTCGGGCTTGGGAATGTGGTGGAAGGCGTACTGGCAGCTCACCAGGTCGAAGGTGGCCTCGGCATAGGGAATCGCCTCCCCTTCTGCGCAAATAAAAGCCGCGTTATCGGCCTGCTTTTCAGCCTGGAACTGGCGAGAGTGGCGCAGCATCTCAGGTGTCAGGTCCATTCCGAATGCATACCGAAGCCCAGGCGCTACAGCCACAACTAGACCGCCTGGCCCGCAGGCCACATCAAGGAACAGCATTTCGGGCTGCGGCTTTAGAAAACGCACTTTTTCGGCGATTGCTTCGGGTGAATCGCGTACTGCAAACTTTGAGAAAGCTTCTGCTGTGTTTGTAAATTGCTTCTGAACCGTTGCTTGATGTTTCTTTGACATAGTCTTTCTTCAGATCCCCCGATGATCTCTATTCCTTTTCTGAATGTAATAGAATGCCCTTTCTTTGGGAAGTACTAACGCGAATCGCTGATGAAAACAGCAAATTATTCGCCTCGGATCGGAGGGCGTGAAGGCTTCATTTGAATTTAACGGTTTCTTTTTCCTGCCCGAAAATGTAATCCTTGAAACAGATTACATTTGGCAGAGGGAGGCTTCAAATGCCACTTGGAAGTGAGGAGTTGAAATCGGCGCTGCAGGGAATTGTCGGGTTTGGAGTGACGCCGTTCCGTGAAAACCTGAGTGTTGACTTCGACGCCTTGCGGCAGAATGCGGCATACCTGGCGGAACACTGCGAGGTGGTGGTCCCTCTG
Protein-coding regions in this window:
- a CDS encoding alkaline phosphatase family protein codes for the protein MRKRLGIFLFVFSLAATWVPTRAAAPQQAGRAAAIRKPRLIIMLVIDQFRYDYLLRFRPEFVQGGFNLLLSGANFVNCRYDYATTATCPGHAALATGAYANLNGIIGNSWWAPALGKEVYCVADPDVQVVGAASGEGMSPRNLTASTFGDELRLASGLKSQVVAISWKDRAAIMLGGHLPSAVYWADPSTAHFITSTYYTSTLPGWVAQFNAQDPAKEYCGEPWRALPETPDVGGKMLHAAATGPGEPCPSRKFSEHLPSTPFANQLELNFATAAIQNDHLGQGPATDLLAISLSANDYIGHGYGPYSPEVADATLRTDRYLADFFKKVNQLVGLDNVWITLSADHGVAPTPAFILEHHLGPGRLDPKPVKAAVEQALAKAFGPGDWLANLGEFYIDLNHPALESHNISIAQAEEVAAHAAMSVPTIRAAFTRTQFLDGELPRTPLARKAANSYNPTRSGDVFLIPQPYAVINGSMTGTSHGTPWNYDAQVPLVFWGQEFKPGNYTMPAQPIDLASTLAAALGMTQPSDAQGQPLTNILK
- a CDS encoding septal ring lytic transglycosylase RlpA family protein, with product MRNLVMGCAVAALVALSARSEARSPELRMLQVGTPSAAKAQFGLASWYGQEFHGHPTASGQSFDMEGLTCAHRKLPLGTLVKVTNVLNARWLVLEVTDRGPWVANRVLDVSKGAAKRLGFIDAGLTPVCIQVVSYPQSSGELISQANPQTSMWQTN
- a CDS encoding sugar phosphate isomerase/epimerase → MLTRRNFLGVLGGAAAGAAKPVRDAWAAGRPAWPGPVGLELYTVRDRFATDPAGTLKKVAAAGYREVEIGPGTKPATLKEDLRAAGLTAPSGYFDAPKNLDDWKKSVGQAHEYGLQYIVIGDNPVLDAAAWRRRADFFNKCGEVSTQAGIQFCYHAHFHEFAKVGGTTGYDIMLKNCSPDLLKMEMDIFWVTYAGADPLHYWRLYPGRFPLLHIKDLRKGVKVSPQKDPGESGPNPFAPVGRGRIDWQRIFAHVREAGAKHIFVEQDRCNLPEFQAIKISYDYIRNLRLS
- a CDS encoding peroxiredoxin, which produces MSEALRLGEKVPEFDLTTFDPATNKFGNFKLVTQINRKRWTVLFFYPADFTFVUATEFAALAEQHDRFVKMGCDIITVSTDTQFVHLAWRKSEKELANVRYPMAADPTGKVSRLFGVYDENTGLALRGTFIISPEGILTNSEVNFYNLGRNIDELMRKFKANIYMSRKTSEVCPSKWKDDGDKTLVPSENLVGAVHEALRD
- a CDS encoding GNAT family N-acetyltransferase → MLCIRPAETKDIPLIIQFISELAEYEKEPDQAVATEQDIRRDGFSANPKFRVVIAEWSGDPAGFALFYYNYSTWMGRPGLYLEDLFVRPKFRDKGIGKALLVHLAKIAVVEGCGRFEWQVLNWNIPALEFYRALGACVMEEWSTMRITGEPLKKLASLSKL
- a CDS encoding Gfo/Idh/MocA family oxidoreductase, with protein sequence MSRDSITRRDFMRVGAGAAAAGSAAKVMLLEPARAMASPRPIPPSDRLRFASIGTGVRGCEDLSTALRAPGVEMVAVSDLYDGRLIAAQEHAGKKLDTTKDYRRILDRKDIDFVIVATMDHWHSKIVEDACAAGKDVYCEKPMTHKVPEGFRIIEAAQKYGRMVQVGSQRRSNVVFAKGREIVESGALGQITAVEGWIDRNDPSGAWVYPIPPDANERTIDWERFLGDAPRRSFDAKRFFRWRGYSDYGEGLPGDLYVHILTGIYTVMGFEAPPQRAAAGGGLYHYKDGRDEPDMIWTLYTFPGTTVSVRCNLNNDSQGGDTRIYGTKGTLMFNGEESVTFVPQDTRPQPERYSVDGWPKKMREEYWAHWKEEHPAPPLNSLTAVEQSQTFRVPDGYDEDLVHMENFLNAVRTRKPNDEGPVFGNWTAISCHMANHSYFNKAEAIWDEKAKTIRT